The Neomonachus schauinslandi chromosome 4, ASM220157v2, whole genome shotgun sequence genome includes a region encoding these proteins:
- the UBXN2B gene encoding UBX domain-containing protein 2B isoform X3, whose amino-acid sequence MAEGGGAEPGEQERSSGPRPPSARDLQLALAELYEDEVKCKSSKSDRPKATVFKSPRTPPQMFYSSEHEYSGLHIVRPSTGKIVNELFKEAREHGAVPLNEATRASGDNKSKSFTGGGYRLGNSFCKRSEYIYGENQLQDVQILLKLWSNGFSLDDGELRPYNDPPNAQFLESVKRGMTLISCKPEIQQLILEIF is encoded by the exons ATGGCGGAAGGTGGCGGCGCCGAAccgggggagcaggagaggtcCTCTGGGCCGCGGCCCCCGAGCGCGCGGGATCTGCAG TTGGCCTTGGCAGAATTATATGAAGATGAAGTGAAATGCAAATCTTCCAAATCTGATAGACCTAAAGCTACAGTCTTTAAAAGCCCACGAACACCACCTCAAat GTTCTATTCAAGTGAACATGAATACAGTGGATTACATATAGTTCGACCTTCAACTGGGAAAATTGTGAATGAACTTTTCAAAGAGGCAAGAGAACATGGGGCTGTCCCTCTGAATGAAGCCACAAGAGCTTCCGGTGATAACAAATCTAAG TCATTTACAGGTGGAGGATACAGACTGGGTAATTCCTTTTGTAAGCGGTCTGAATACATCTATGGAGAAAATCAACTGCAAGAT GTTCAGATTTTGCTTAAACTATGGAGCAATGGTTTCAGTTTAGATGATGGAGAACTGAGACCTTATAATGACCCACCAAATGCTCAATTTCTGGAGTCTGTTAAAAGAGG CATGACTCTCATTTCATGTAAGCCTGAAATTCAGCAACTTATATTAGAAATCTTTTAA
- the UBXN2B gene encoding UBX domain-containing protein 2B isoform X2 has translation MAEGGGAEPGEQERSSGPRPPSARDLQLALAELYEDEVKCKSSKSDRPKATVFKSPRTPPQMFYSSEHEYSGLHIVRPSTGKIVNELFKEAREHGAVPLNEATRASGDNKSKSFTGGGYRLGNSFCKRSEYIYGENQLQDVQILLKLWSNGFSLDDGELRPYNDPPNAQFLESVKRGLTPEIVSTPSSPEEENKSILNAVVLIDDSVPTTKIQIRLADGSRLIQRFNSTHRILDVRDFIIQSRPEFATLDFILVTSFPNKELTDESLTLQEADILNTVILQQLK, from the exons ATGGCGGAAGGTGGCGGCGCCGAAccgggggagcaggagaggtcCTCTGGGCCGCGGCCCCCGAGCGCGCGGGATCTGCAG TTGGCCTTGGCAGAATTATATGAAGATGAAGTGAAATGCAAATCTTCCAAATCTGATAGACCTAAAGCTACAGTCTTTAAAAGCCCACGAACACCACCTCAAat GTTCTATTCAAGTGAACATGAATACAGTGGATTACATATAGTTCGACCTTCAACTGGGAAAATTGTGAATGAACTTTTCAAAGAGGCAAGAGAACATGGGGCTGTCCCTCTGAATGAAGCCACAAGAGCTTCCGGTGATAACAAATCTAAG TCATTTACAGGTGGAGGATACAGACTGGGTAATTCCTTTTGTAAGCGGTCTGAATACATCTATGGAGAAAATCAACTGCAAGAT GTTCAGATTTTGCTTAAACTATGGAGCAATGGTTTCAGTTTAGATGATGGAGAACTGAGACCTTATAATGACCCACCAAATGCTCAATTTCTGGAGTCTGTTAAAAGAGG CCTTACCCCTGAAATAGTCAGTACACCTTCATCCCCAGAAGAGGAGAATAAGTCAATACTTAATGCAGTTGTTCTTATTGATGATTCCGTGCCAACGACAAAAATTCAAATCAGATTAGCGGATGGGAGTCGTTTGATACAAAGATTCAATAGTACACACAG GATCCTGGATGTCCGGGACTTTATTATACAGTCCCGTCCTGAATTTGCGACTCTTGACTTTATTCTTGTGacttcatttccaaataaagagCTAACAGATGAAAGCCTGACACTTCAAGAAGCAGATATTCTTAACACTGTGATACTCCAGCAACTAAAATAA
- the UBXN2B gene encoding UBX domain-containing protein 2B isoform X1, with protein MAEGGGAEPGEQERSSGPRPPSARDLQLALAELYEDEVKCKSSKSDRPKATVFKSPRTPPQMFYSSEHEYSGLHIVRPSTGKIVNELFKEAREHGAVPLNEATRASGDNKSKSFTGGGYRLGNSFCKRSEYIYGENQLQDVQILLKLWSNGFSLDDGELRPYNDPPNAQFLESVKRGEIPLELQRLVHGGHVNLDMEDHQDQEYIKPRLRFKAFSGEGQKLGSLTPEIVSTPSSPEEENKSILNAVVLIDDSVPTTKIQIRLADGSRLIQRFNSTHRILDVRDFIIQSRPEFATLDFILVTSFPNKELTDESLTLQEADILNTVILQQLK; from the exons ATGGCGGAAGGTGGCGGCGCCGAAccgggggagcaggagaggtcCTCTGGGCCGCGGCCCCCGAGCGCGCGGGATCTGCAG TTGGCCTTGGCAGAATTATATGAAGATGAAGTGAAATGCAAATCTTCCAAATCTGATAGACCTAAAGCTACAGTCTTTAAAAGCCCACGAACACCACCTCAAat GTTCTATTCAAGTGAACATGAATACAGTGGATTACATATAGTTCGACCTTCAACTGGGAAAATTGTGAATGAACTTTTCAAAGAGGCAAGAGAACATGGGGCTGTCCCTCTGAATGAAGCCACAAGAGCTTCCGGTGATAACAAATCTAAG TCATTTACAGGTGGAGGATACAGACTGGGTAATTCCTTTTGTAAGCGGTCTGAATACATCTATGGAGAAAATCAACTGCAAGAT GTTCAGATTTTGCTTAAACTATGGAGCAATGGTTTCAGTTTAGATGATGGAGAACTGAGACCTTATAATGACCCACCAAATGCTCAATTTCTGGAGTCTGTTAAAAGAGG agagattcCCCTGGAGCTTCAGCGGCTGGTTCATGGTGGCCACGTGAATTTGGATATGGAGGACCATCAGGATCAAGAATACATAAAACCTAGATTGAGGTTCAAGGCTTTTAGTGGAGAAGGACAAAAGCTTGGAAG CCTTACCCCTGAAATAGTCAGTACACCTTCATCCCCAGAAGAGGAGAATAAGTCAATACTTAATGCAGTTGTTCTTATTGATGATTCCGTGCCAACGACAAAAATTCAAATCAGATTAGCGGATGGGAGTCGTTTGATACAAAGATTCAATAGTACACACAG GATCCTGGATGTCCGGGACTTTATTATACAGTCCCGTCCTGAATTTGCGACTCTTGACTTTATTCTTGTGacttcatttccaaataaagagCTAACAGATGAAAGCCTGACACTTCAAGAAGCAGATATTCTTAACACTGTGATACTCCAGCAACTAAAATAA